In one Carassius carassius chromosome 12, fCarCar2.1, whole genome shotgun sequence genomic region, the following are encoded:
- the gtf2b gene encoding transcription initiation factor IIB, with product MASTSRGDYIPKVQCPNHPEAILVEDYRAGDMICPECGLVVGDRVIDVGSEWRTFTNEKETKDPSRVGDAQNPLLNGGDLTTMISKGTGAASFDEFGNSKYQNRRTMSSSDRAMLNAFKEITTMADRINLPRNIIDRTNNLFKQVYEQKSLKGRSNDAIASACLYIACRQEGVPRTFKEICAVSRISKKEIGRCFKLILKALETSVDLITTGDFMSRFCSNLGLPKQVQMAATYIARKAVELDLVPGRSPISVAAAAIYMASQASAEKKTQKEIGDIAGVADVTIRQSYRLIYPRAADLFPPDFKFDTPVDKLPQL from the exons ATGGCGTCAACCAGCCG TGGAGACTATATTCCCAAGGTGCAATGCCCCAATCACCCCGAAGCAATACTGGTGGAGGACTACAGGGCAGGAGACATGATCTGTCCTGAATGTGGCCTTGTAGTAG GTGACCGTGTAATTGATGTAGGGTCAGAGTGGAGAACGTTCACCAATGAGAAAGAAACTAAAGACCCGTCTCGTGTTGGTGACGCTCAGAATCCTCTCCTCAATGGAGGAGACCTCACCACCATGATCAGCAAA GGAACAGGTGCAGCAAGCTTTGATGAGTTCGGAAATTCCAAGTACCAGAACCGGAGAACCATGAGCAGCTCTGATCGAGCCATGTTGAATGCCTTCAAAGAGATCACCACCATGGCCGACCGGATCAACCTCCCCAGAAACATCATT GACCGAACAAACAACTTGTTCAAACAGGTTTATGAACAAAAGAGTCTGAAAGGCAGAAGTAATGATGCGATCGCTTCGGCCTGCCTTTACATAGCTTGCAGACAGGAGGGCGTCCCTAGAACATTTAAAG AAATCTGTGCCGTGTCTCGGATCTCGAAGAAGGAGATTGGCCGGTGCTTCAAGCTTATCCTGAAGGCTCTTGAGACGAGCGTGGACCTCATCACAACCGGCGACTTCATGTCCCGTTTCTGCTCCAACTTGGGCTTGCCCAAACAGGTGCAGATGGCGGCCACTTACATCGCCAGGAAGGCCGTTGAACTAGACTTGGTTCCAGGGCGCAGTCCGATCTCCGTGGCAGCTGCAGCCATTTACATGGCCTCTCAAGCGTCTGCCGAAAAGAAGACACAGAAGG AGATTGGGGACATTGCTGGAGTGGCAGACGTCACCATCCGTCAGTCCTACCGTCTCATCTATCCCCGCGCAGCCGATCTCTTTCCTCCAGACTTCAAGTTTGACACACCGGTGGATAAACTGCCTCAGCTGTGA